In Halobacteriovorax sp. HLS, the following are encoded in one genomic region:
- a CDS encoding UDP-2,3-diacylglucosamine diphosphatase — protein sequence MKISSISDVHVKVLDDNSFKILSSFFAQEIVQKSDYIVLNGDIFDLLLGTKSQYIDKYESFFKLIEKATSMGATVVYLEGNHDFFLDRMISSSYERFNIPRDKFIHCRSEYRIEVDGEILLFTHGDDVEIDNIAYQKYKSRVNNKLMKFITRNILPFSLIEWIGQKSSDYSRSKNSKHYEMSSEGQEFVKDKFRQSAQKFFNDNRDVKGLICGHSHSKDLYKLDHGKYYINNGYAPSSKSFIYIDEQGPRFIDLNLGHVL from the coding sequence ATGAAAATTTCTTCCATATCTGATGTTCACGTCAAAGTCTTAGATGATAATTCTTTTAAAATTCTAAGTAGTTTCTTTGCTCAAGAAATTGTTCAAAAATCTGATTATATAGTTCTAAATGGAGATATTTTTGACCTTTTACTAGGCACTAAGTCCCAATATATTGATAAATATGAATCTTTCTTTAAATTAATTGAGAAAGCTACTTCAATGGGAGCAACAGTAGTTTACCTAGAAGGTAATCACGACTTCTTTTTAGATAGAATGATATCATCTTCATACGAGAGATTTAATATTCCTAGAGATAAATTTATACATTGTCGGTCTGAATATCGTATTGAAGTAGATGGTGAAATTCTACTTTTTACTCATGGAGATGATGTCGAGATAGATAATATTGCGTATCAGAAATATAAAAGTAGAGTTAATAATAAGCTGATGAAATTTATTACGAGAAATATTTTACCATTCTCTTTGATTGAGTGGATAGGACAGAAAAGTTCAGATTACTCTAGAAGTAAGAACTCAAAACATTACGAGATGTCTTCTGAAGGACAAGAATTTGTTAAAGATAAATTTAGACAAAGTGCTCAAAAGTTTTTCAATGATAACAGAGATGTAAAAGGTCTTATTTGTGGGCACAGCCACAGTAAGGATTTATATAAATTAGATCATGGTAAATATTATATAAATAATGGCTACGCTCCAAGTAGCAAAAGCTTTATATATATTGATGAGCAAGGCCCTCGATTCATTGATCTAAATCTGGGCCATGTTTTGTAG
- a CDS encoding flagellin, with translation MGLRIATNIASQAVQKNLKEVSNEGQASLEKLSSGKRITKAADDAAGLAIATNLDAQTKGLRQATRNANDGVSMVQTAEGGLNEVSNILVRLRELTVQASSDTVGDTERGFLDKEYQQLTTEVDRIAESTTFNGTNLLNGNGKGTLDIQVGAFAGDQNRIQFDSDATNATADEIGVGGTSISDKGDALSAIENIDTAISTVSGQRANLGSIQSRLQSTVANLEVQTINQDNARSVIQDVDVAEETAKMASSNVVKNAAVSSLSQANAIPNSALRLIG, from the coding sequence ATGGGTTTAAGAATCGCAACGAACATCGCTTCTCAAGCAGTTCAGAAAAATTTAAAAGAAGTTTCAAACGAAGGTCAAGCAAGTCTTGAAAAACTCTCTTCAGGTAAGAGAATTACAAAGGCCGCTGACGATGCAGCTGGACTAGCAATTGCTACTAACCTAGATGCACAAACAAAAGGTCTTAGACAGGCCACTAGAAATGCGAATGACGGTGTTTCTATGGTACAGACAGCGGAAGGTGGATTGAACGAAGTTTCAAACATTTTAGTCCGTCTTAGAGAGCTAACGGTTCAAGCATCATCTGATACAGTTGGTGATACTGAAAGAGGATTCCTAGATAAGGAATATCAACAGTTAACAACAGAAGTAGACAGAATTGCTGAATCAACAACATTTAACGGAACAAATCTTTTAAATGGAAATGGTAAAGGAACACTGGATATTCAGGTAGGTGCCTTTGCAGGAGATCAAAACAGAATTCAATTCGACTCAGATGCAACAAATGCAACAGCAGATGAGATAGGGGTCGGAGGAACATCAATTTCAGATAAGGGAGATGCCTTAAGTGCAATTGAAAATATAGATACAGCAATAAGTACAGTGTCGGGACAACGAGCGAACTTAGGTTCAATCCAGTCAAGACTACAGTCAACGGTAGCGAACTTAGAAGTTCAAACTATCAACCAGGATAACGCAAGATCAGTAATCCAAGATGTGGATGTAGCTGAAGAAACTGCAAAAATGGCATCATCAAATGTTGTAAAAAATGCAGCGGTATCATCATTGTCACAGGCAAATGCAATACCTAACTCAGCGTTAAGATTAATCGGATAA
- a CDS encoding NAD(+)/NADH kinase, translated as MSNVIKNVGILLKPRNVLEFTTIIPNITEWLIRRKKTVTFLSTEHNRIQKYFKTIPKQVSFEDHSEFHKLDLIITLGGDGTLIGISRKCQKKSPPIFGINMGRLGFITEFSKVEYFDELAKTLKGNYEISKLQLYKVEVSRKNKSIFKANFINDVVINKNNISRMFSLTAESDSELIYNVSGDGLIISTPIGSTAYSLAAGGPIIHPEVNALVLTPICPHSLNHRPLVIPDNKSIDIKFPIQEDHLTLTIDGQEACDIDKGCIVTISKVKNSYAKFIKNPDRTYFHTLKEKLTHGQRENL; from the coding sequence GTGAGTAATGTAATTAAAAATGTAGGTATACTTCTAAAGCCTAGAAATGTTCTAGAATTCACAACAATTATTCCTAATATTACAGAATGGTTAATAAGAAGAAAGAAAACAGTTACATTCCTATCTACTGAGCATAATCGCATCCAAAAGTATTTTAAAACAATTCCAAAACAAGTTAGTTTTGAAGATCATAGTGAATTCCACAAACTAGACCTAATCATAACACTAGGTGGAGATGGTACTTTAATAGGGATAAGTAGAAAGTGTCAGAAAAAGAGTCCTCCAATCTTTGGTATTAATATGGGAAGACTCGGTTTTATAACTGAGTTTTCTAAAGTCGAGTATTTCGACGAACTCGCAAAGACTCTTAAGGGGAACTACGAAATCTCAAAGCTTCAACTCTATAAAGTTGAGGTTTCTCGAAAGAATAAATCTATTTTTAAAGCAAACTTCATAAACGATGTTGTAATAAACAAGAACAATATTTCAAGAATGTTTAGCTTAACAGCAGAAAGTGATTCAGAACTCATATATAATGTCTCTGGAGATGGTCTCATAATAAGTACTCCTATTGGTTCAACAGCATATTCACTAGCCGCTGGTGGACCAATTATTCATCCCGAGGTTAACGCTCTTGTCTTAACTCCAATATGCCCTCATAGCTTAAATCATAGACCACTAGTTATTCCAGACAACAAGAGTATTGATATAAAGTTTCCAATTCAAGAAGATCACCTAACTCTAACGATAGATGGGCAAGAAGCATGTGATATTGACAAAGGTTGTATCGTGACAATTTCTAAAGTGAAAAATAGTTACGCAAAATTTATCAAGAACCCTGACAGAACATATTTTCATACGCTAAAAGAAAAACTTACTCATGGGCAAAGAGAGAATTTATGA
- a CDS encoding DNA repair protein RecN — protein sequence MRNKLILKSLTLNNFATFDNQVIEFNDSFNTIVGETGSGKSLILDALQLVFGMRADKKIIRKGSIFSTVEAVFSCGDKEIQDYFLEIGHPFEEDEIIVKRIINQEGSSKAYLNFQQCSLSTLSSISKRYVDLVGQFDNQKLLSEDYQLKLVDDYSSNNSKTYIGLYTKLKERQNELEELTEISKTLLQRKDYLDFQINELEGLDPTEEDELFLIAKKDELLSEIKKAQSYKEASDILSENNHSITSLLKGVISKVERNDLLPESEYSSLIEAVETIEEISYFISKKNQDITDEDELQEIIERLDAYQKVKRKFNCSTKELEDIFRGFKDEFDRIETSDTRIKHVKDEIRSLQEQCWNEASKLHQARVSASKKLSSDLTKKVRSLRMTGATIKIECSEQKVLSSNGCTSISFIAQTNSGEGYFRIKDIASGGELSRILLSLRQILSQSDTISVFLFDEIDTGIGGETAVTIGKALKEVSQASQVIAITHLPQIAKFSDLLIDVDKKEISKRTYSFTKVIDATQRESYLQNMAQI from the coding sequence ATGAGAAATAAACTTATACTAAAGTCTTTAACCTTAAATAATTTTGCAACTTTCGATAATCAAGTAATCGAGTTTAATGACTCGTTTAACACAATTGTAGGTGAAACAGGATCAGGAAAGAGCTTAATTCTAGATGCTCTTCAGCTTGTATTTGGAATGAGAGCTGATAAAAAAATTATTAGAAAGGGTTCTATATTCTCAACTGTAGAAGCAGTATTTAGCTGCGGAGATAAGGAAATACAAGATTACTTTTTGGAAATAGGCCATCCTTTTGAAGAAGATGAAATTATTGTAAAAAGAATTATCAATCAAGAAGGTTCATCCAAAGCATATCTTAATTTTCAACAATGTTCATTATCGACCCTATCTTCTATATCTAAAAGATATGTTGACCTTGTTGGACAATTTGATAATCAAAAGTTATTAAGCGAAGATTATCAATTAAAGTTAGTCGACGACTATAGCAGTAATAACTCAAAAACATACATCGGCCTTTATACGAAGTTAAAGGAACGACAAAATGAACTAGAGGAATTAACCGAAATAAGCAAAACACTTCTTCAAAGAAAAGATTATCTAGATTTTCAGATCAATGAACTTGAGGGTCTAGATCCTACAGAAGAAGATGAGTTATTTCTTATTGCTAAGAAAGATGAGCTACTTAGTGAAATAAAGAAGGCCCAAAGTTATAAAGAAGCCTCAGATATATTAAGTGAAAACAATCACAGTATAACATCACTATTAAAAGGTGTTATTTCTAAAGTAGAAAGAAATGATTTACTACCAGAGTCTGAATACTCGAGTCTAATTGAAGCGGTAGAAACAATTGAAGAGATTTCATATTTTATATCAAAAAAGAATCAAGACATTACTGATGAAGATGAGCTACAAGAAATAATAGAAAGGCTTGATGCTTATCAAAAAGTGAAAAGAAAATTTAATTGTTCAACTAAAGAACTTGAAGATATTTTCAGAGGCTTCAAAGACGAATTTGATAGAATTGAAACATCTGACACGCGTATTAAACATGTAAAAGATGAGATAAGATCACTACAAGAACAGTGCTGGAACGAAGCATCTAAACTTCATCAAGCAAGAGTGAGCGCATCAAAAAAACTATCTAGCGACCTCACCAAGAAAGTAAGATCTTTAAGAATGACCGGTGCTACGATAAAAATAGAATGCTCTGAACAAAAAGTTCTTAGTTCAAACGGTTGCACTAGTATCTCATTTATAGCCCAGACAAACTCAGGCGAAGGGTACTTTAGAATAAAGGACATAGCTTCAGGCGGAGAACTTTCAAGAATTTTATTATCTTTAAGACAAATTCTTTCACAGTCAGACACTATTTCAGTGTTTCTTTTTGATGAGATTGACACAGGAATTGGTGGGGAAACAGCCGTAACGATTGGTAAGGCACTAAAGGAAGTATCTCAGGCTTCTCAAGTTATTGCCATAACTCACCTTCCACAAATTGCAAAATTCTCAGACTTATTGATTGATGTCGACAAGAAAGAAATCTCAAAGAGAACATATTCTTTTACTAAGGTTATTGATGCTACTCAAAGAGAGTCTTATCTACAAAACATGGCCCAGATTTAG
- a CDS encoding flagellin, whose translation MGLRINTNVQSLSAQRSLGKVKADQGNNLEKLASGSRINKASDDAAGLAISEKLKANIRGSQQAKRNAGDGISMIQTAEGGLNEVSNILVRLRELSVQAASDTIGDAERKFSDMEFQNLVQEVDRIAGSTKFNGKELLSGEGETADFQIGIMNDDFNDRISYRPQDSAASADSIGIGGLAVSTKEDAQSNLEGIDGAINKINENRANLGALQNRLQSTISNLDVKTENLSAANSRIRDTDVAQTSSELTKANILTASSTSVLAQANSSQNAALKLIG comes from the coding sequence ATGGGTTTAAGAATTAACACAAATGTACAATCATTATCAGCACAAAGAAGTTTAGGAAAAGTTAAAGCGGATCAAGGAAATAACCTTGAGAAACTTGCTTCTGGAAGTAGAATTAACAAGGCATCTGATGATGCAGCTGGTTTAGCTATCAGTGAAAAGTTAAAAGCGAATATTAGAGGTTCTCAACAAGCGAAAAGAAATGCTGGAGATGGTATCTCAATGATTCAAACTGCTGAAGGTGGATTAAATGAAGTTTCAAATATCTTAGTTAGACTAAGAGAGTTATCAGTACAGGCAGCATCAGATACAATTGGTGACGCTGAAAGAAAGTTTTCTGATATGGAATTTCAAAATTTAGTTCAAGAAGTAGATAGAATTGCTGGATCGACTAAGTTTAACGGTAAAGAGTTGCTAAGTGGAGAAGGTGAAACAGCTGACTTTCAAATTGGTATTATGAATGATGACTTTAATGACAGAATTTCATACAGACCACAAGATTCGGCGGCTTCTGCAGATAGTATTGGAATTGGTGGATTAGCTGTATCGACGAAAGAAGATGCGCAGTCAAACCTAGAAGGTATTGACGGAGCGATTAATAAAATAAATGAGAATAGAGCAAACCTAGGTGCGCTACAAAACAGACTACAGTCTACTATCTCTAACTTAGATGTTAAGACAGAAAACTTAAGTGCTGCAAATTCTCGTATTAGAGACACTGATGTTGCACAAACATCATCTGAACTGACTAAAGCAAATATTCTAACTGCTTCGTCTACTTCGGTACTAGCGCAAGCTAATAGTTCTCAAAATGCAGCTCTAAAGCTAATTGGCTAA
- a CDS encoding 50S ribosomal protein L11 methyltransferase, producing the protein MENKNFIEVKVHFTVGDISQLDEINALAMSDYACDGVQEFSIDEPIVDEILGTRAYSGGDVPEDVIDEVSDVASGKYLSLVYFFYQSDTALDDAKIFREYLKTNEKVIDITLEEKAWEDWNKEWRKFYKPIVVSDELVIVPEWQKEESNLSDESCIYIYPGMGFGTGEHQTTYLCLKLFMEIISELPKDSSCLDFGCGSGILGIAAIKKLSMPTQFCDIDEQALNNCLQNLDLNFGGCDLSGTSLVSRKKFVSDKKYELVFANILENVLILEKGELVNSTAEGGYLIVSGLLNHQVENIVKEYSEFKKIEVVSKDDWSAILFKKI; encoded by the coding sequence GTGGAAAATAAAAATTTTATTGAAGTCAAAGTACACTTTACTGTTGGAGATATTTCGCAGCTAGATGAAATCAATGCTCTTGCAATGAGTGATTATGCTTGTGATGGGGTTCAAGAGTTTAGTATTGATGAGCCTATTGTCGATGAGATCCTTGGAACTAGGGCTTACTCAGGTGGAGACGTTCCAGAAGATGTGATCGATGAAGTTAGCGATGTCGCTAGCGGGAAATATCTTAGTCTTGTATATTTTTTCTATCAATCAGATACGGCTTTAGATGATGCGAAGATTTTTAGAGAGTATTTAAAAACTAATGAGAAGGTAATTGATATTACTTTGGAAGAGAAAGCGTGGGAAGATTGGAATAAAGAGTGGAGGAAATTCTATAAACCAATTGTTGTCTCTGATGAACTCGTTATAGTGCCGGAGTGGCAAAAAGAAGAATCAAATCTGTCCGATGAAAGTTGCATTTATATCTATCCTGGAATGGGTTTTGGAACTGGTGAACACCAAACGACATATCTTTGTCTTAAACTTTTTATGGAAATTATATCTGAACTTCCTAAGGATTCTTCTTGTCTTGACTTTGGGTGTGGCTCGGGAATTTTAGGAATTGCAGCAATAAAGAAGCTCTCTATGCCAACACAGTTTTGTGATATTGATGAGCAGGCCCTTAACAATTGTTTACAAAATTTAGACCTTAATTTTGGAGGATGTGACCTTTCGGGAACTTCTTTGGTAAGCAGAAAGAAGTTTGTGTCTGATAAAAAATATGAACTCGTCTTTGCAAATATATTAGAAAATGTACTTATTCTCGAGAAAGGTGAATTGGTTAATTCTACAGCTGAGGGGGGATACTTAATTGTTTCGGGATTGCTTAATCATCAGGTTGAAAATATAGTTAAAGAATATAGTGAATTTAAAAAAATAGAAGTCGTATCAAAAGATGACTGGTCAGCAATTTTATTTAAAAAGATATGA
- the rfaE2 gene encoding D-glycero-beta-D-manno-heptose 1-phosphate adenylyltransferase, whose protein sequence is MFNLSSSTKEFLANNKGKKIVFTNGCFDILHSGHVAYLNEAKKQGDLLVVGLNSDDSIKRLKGPTRPINKEKDRKYLLENLRCIDCVEIFTEDTPYDLVRAIEPNVLVKGGDWQVEQIVGHDIVLANGGEVKSLLFVEGYSTTNIISSVQGKE, encoded by the coding sequence ATGTTTAATCTATCTTCATCTACAAAAGAGTTTCTAGCGAATAATAAAGGTAAGAAAATAGTTTTTACCAACGGATGTTTTGATATATTACATTCCGGGCATGTAGCTTATCTAAACGAAGCAAAGAAGCAAGGGGATCTCCTTGTTGTTGGTTTAAATTCAGACGATAGTATTAAAAGATTAAAGGGGCCAACTCGGCCGATTAATAAAGAAAAAGACCGAAAATATCTACTTGAAAACTTAAGGTGTATTGATTGTGTGGAAATCTTCACTGAAGATACTCCTTATGATTTGGTTCGCGCTATAGAACCAAATGTTCTTGTAAAGGGTGGAGATTGGCAAGTTGAACAGATCGTAGGGCATGATATTGTTTTGGCCAACGGTGGTGAAGTTAAAAGTTTACTCTTTGTTGAAGGTTACTCTACAACAAATATAATCTCTTCTGTGCAAGGGAAAGAGTAG
- a CDS encoding RsmE family RNA methyltransferase, protein MRAAFLENTFTVDDVDKVFKIESDQARHLIKVIRIKKNEKILILNGKGSRVIACVIHVDRRELSVKLESVDVAVDSRRISLFLGIPKKEAFESIVKMSSEIGIKEIFLYRSRFSQQEVEVNERVLKIEESAMLQSNNPYRMKFTIVENYRDVLNHFDLVVNFSTFTKGDLVEINAQNVLMMIGPEAGFCEDEEDSFNSQPNVVVCKMSTNILRAPTALAVGSGYILSKF, encoded by the coding sequence ATGAGAGCAGCTTTTTTAGAGAATACTTTTACTGTTGATGATGTTGATAAAGTCTTCAAAATTGAGTCGGATCAAGCTAGGCACCTAATTAAAGTTATTAGAATTAAAAAGAATGAAAAGATTTTGATTCTTAATGGAAAGGGGAGTCGGGTAATTGCTTGTGTGATTCATGTCGATCGAAGAGAGTTAAGTGTTAAATTAGAAAGTGTAGATGTAGCTGTGGATAGCCGTAGGATTAGTCTTTTTCTTGGAATTCCCAAGAAAGAGGCATTTGAGAGTATTGTTAAAATGTCTTCTGAAATAGGTATTAAAGAAATATTCTTATACCGATCGAGATTCTCTCAGCAAGAGGTTGAAGTTAATGAGCGAGTTCTTAAAATTGAAGAAAGTGCGATGCTTCAAAGTAATAATCCATATAGAATGAAGTTCACCATCGTTGAAAATTACCGAGACGTCTTAAATCATTTTGACTTAGTTGTTAATTTCTCTACATTTACTAAAGGTGATCTTGTAGAAATTAACGCTCAAAATGTTCTTATGATGATTGGCCCTGAAGCCGGTTTTTGTGAGGATGAAGAAGACTCTTTTAATTCTCAACCTAATGTTGTTGTGTGCAAAATGAGCACTAATATTCTTCGGGCACCAACAGCTCTAGCTGTAGGTTCAGGTTACATACTTAGTAAGTTTTGA
- a CDS encoding PilZ domain-containing protein codes for MNNLRNEENDSKVKDLILEAFKSKYEIYAWGSFGGRVVKADLEFKTIKFNQKKIILSPKKISRAYLDELIGGIGKINFAIPQMSLLFESEFLSYEDDLTIAFPKYYKFYDRRKSERIDPFFNLSIKFEHNKVRFNKSCNDISIGGMSLVLSKNEVNKFTFGDIIKGLELTFPMKNIKVDAKVSSMIKLNPFSNEENPYGAARLSLTFEGNTSLIKKEILKIINGQKKLVCDID; via the coding sequence ATGAACAACTTGAGAAATGAAGAAAATGATTCAAAAGTTAAAGATCTAATACTTGAAGCTTTTAAAAGTAAGTATGAGATTTATGCATGGGGATCATTTGGTGGAAGAGTTGTTAAGGCCGATTTAGAATTTAAGACAATTAAATTTAATCAAAAAAAAATCATATTAAGTCCAAAAAAAATAAGCAGAGCATATCTCGATGAATTAATCGGTGGAATTGGAAAAATAAATTTCGCAATACCTCAGATGTCTCTTCTTTTTGAATCAGAATTTCTTTCGTATGAAGATGATCTCACTATCGCTTTTCCAAAATACTATAAATTCTATGATAGAAGAAAATCTGAAAGAATCGATCCATTCTTTAACCTTTCGATAAAGTTTGAACATAACAAGGTTAGGTTTAATAAATCTTGTAATGATATAAGTATAGGTGGCATGTCTTTAGTTCTTTCAAAGAATGAAGTTAATAAATTCACTTTTGGAGATATTATTAAAGGTCTAGAGCTAACTTTTCCGATGAAAAATATTAAAGTAGATGCAAAAGTATCTAGCATGATAAAGCTAAATCCTTTTTCAAACGAAGAGAATCCATATGGAGCTGCTAGGCTCTCACTTACTTTTGAAGGTAATACGTCACTAATAAAGAAAGAGATATTGAAGATCATAAATGGACAGAAAAAGCTTGTTTGTGATATTGATTAA
- a CDS encoding RDD family protein gives MDNQITHNEPKSNDSNIVFNTSEFNLDEFDFKPLNEGLGFHQEERRNGILPTNNNKNISVSRSHSAVRTSSLGISNPKVADKGIQSMNALSAFYEETQPEQVEVELKKTLTEESFYQVTSSSRQFGAWLVDISVVTLMSISLLGLFVLVSGLKVSQFYQIIGPNDLLIFGASAFSIFYLSYFSILDLQTTPGKSMFKIKLVKENNQPVSLKDSFLRSFITVISFVTLGLPCIIDFQGKLTDTKVVDDV, from the coding sequence ATGGACAATCAAATTACTCATAACGAACCAAAAAGTAATGATTCTAATATTGTTTTTAATACAAGTGAGTTTAACCTTGATGAGTTCGATTTTAAGCCACTGAATGAAGGTTTAGGTTTTCACCAAGAAGAAAGAAGAAACGGTATACTTCCAACGAATAATAATAAAAATATTTCTGTTTCACGAAGCCACAGTGCAGTTAGAACATCTAGTTTAGGGATATCAAATCCAAAGGTCGCGGATAAGGGTATTCAGTCGATGAACGCTCTGTCAGCTTTTTATGAGGAAACTCAGCCTGAGCAAGTTGAAGTTGAATTAAAAAAGACACTTACTGAAGAGAGTTTTTATCAAGTTACATCCTCATCAAGACAATTTGGAGCATGGTTAGTTGATATTTCAGTTGTTACTCTTATGAGTATTTCACTACTTGGTCTGTTTGTCTTAGTCTCTGGACTTAAGGTTTCTCAGTTTTATCAAATAATTGGTCCTAATGACTTATTGATTTTTGGAGCAAGTGCATTTTCTATTTTTTACTTAAGCTATTTTTCTATTTTAGATTTACAGACAACTCCCGGTAAATCGATGTTTAAGATAAAACTTGTTAAGGAAAACAACCAACCAGTTAGTTTAAAAGACAGTTTTCTTCGTTCGTTTATTACTGTTATTTCTTTTGTTACTTTAGGTCTTCCTTGTATTATTGATTTTCAAGGAAAACTAACAGATACAAAAGTTGTAGATGATGTTTAA
- a CDS encoding ABC transporter substrate-binding protein translates to MRFKTLTLVILSALLYCFDSLSALSKSPTRIAISSAPSNISFFYGSDANSQNINRLVHISLTDFSSNMTFFCRLCENYSERMDGQKHIINFKLKKNVKFWDGTVVTAGDVVNSWQYIAKNEVIKSKYQASFSAIESINIKNDFEVELVFKEFNVDNLSNLTLLKIVKINDSDIVNPMPAEKIIGAGDYKFKKISELEIVLESLDKQRPDLSFKVVKDETTLALKLINKEIDLSLANISPRKYLWLKENVKGLQFIQTEGTNYQYIGINHKNEYLKDKDFRRALSLLIPRKKISKYKLKDTVTLSSSMFSKAFSDFYLGELFDDYNPKEALELFTKLGYKKNEAGVLTKNGKEVVLTWRVSNNKSAIETAESIKTFFEEAGLRVNLMVQEWGTFIRNYKTGNFDMVMSQWVGFTGPGLLRYIFHSQTIPPNGANRGFFVNAKFDEFVDKATSEINSTKRNNYYKEALKISNEQYSYLNLWHPNIIWIGRSCLQGVEVQPNGSFLSLLNLVDNCGK, encoded by the coding sequence ATGCGATTTAAGACACTTACACTTGTAATACTTTCGGCCCTTCTCTATTGTTTTGATTCATTATCTGCTCTTTCGAAGTCACCTACTCGTATTGCTATTTCATCAGCCCCATCTAATATAAGTTTCTTTTACGGTTCAGATGCAAACTCACAGAATATTAATCGTCTTGTTCATATAAGTTTGACTGACTTTAGTAGTAATATGACGTTCTTTTGTAGGTTATGTGAAAACTATTCCGAAAGAATGGATGGTCAAAAGCATATTATAAATTTTAAATTAAAGAAGAATGTTAAGTTTTGGGATGGAACTGTAGTAACTGCGGGAGATGTTGTTAATTCATGGCAATACATTGCTAAAAATGAAGTAATAAAGTCGAAATACCAAGCGAGCTTCTCAGCCATTGAGAGTATTAATATTAAAAATGACTTTGAAGTTGAATTGGTTTTTAAAGAATTTAATGTTGATAACCTTTCTAATTTGACACTTCTTAAAATTGTAAAGATTAATGATTCTGATATTGTTAACCCTATGCCTGCAGAAAAAATAATTGGAGCAGGAGACTACAAATTTAAAAAGATAAGTGAGCTTGAGATAGTTTTAGAGTCATTGGATAAACAAAGGCCAGACTTATCTTTTAAGGTGGTAAAAGACGAGACAACGCTTGCTTTAAAATTAATTAATAAGGAAATTGATCTGTCGCTGGCAAACATTTCTCCACGTAAGTACTTATGGCTTAAGGAGAATGTGAAAGGATTACAATTCATTCAGACAGAGGGAACTAACTATCAGTATATCGGTATAAATCATAAGAACGAATATTTAAAAGATAAAGATTTTAGAAGGGCACTGTCATTACTGATACCAAGAAAGAAAATTTCAAAATATAAATTAAAAGATACTGTTACATTATCTTCTAGCATGTTTTCAAAAGCGTTCTCAGACTTTTATCTCGGAGAACTCTTTGATGATTACAACCCTAAAGAAGCTTTAGAACTATTCACAAAGCTTGGTTACAAGAAGAATGAAGCAGGAGTATTGACTAAAAATGGAAAAGAGGTTGTTCTTACTTGGCGTGTTTCAAATAACAAAAGTGCAATTGAAACAGCTGAAAGTATAAAGACATTTTTTGAAGAAGCCGGACTTAGGGTTAATTTAATGGTTCAGGAGTGGGGGACCTTTATTCGTAATTATAAGACAGGAAATTTTGATATGGTGATGTCTCAGTGGGTTGGCTTTACTGGACCAGGACTTTTACGCTATATATTTCATAGTCAGACAATACCTCCAAATGGTGCAAATAGAGGTTTCTTTGTAAATGCAAAGTTTGATGAATTTGTTGATAAGGCGACATCTGAAATTAACTCAACTAAGCGAAATAATTACTATAAAGAAGCTCTAAAGATTTCAAATGAGCAATATTCGTATTTAAATCTATGGCATCCAAATATTATATGGATTGGTAGAAGTTGTTTACAAGGTGTAGAGGTTCAGCCTAATGGTAGTTTCTTATCTTTATTAAACTTGGTGGATAACTGTGGAAAATAA
- a CDS encoding response regulator encodes MQILVIEDELLIQKSLKKLLEKKGASVDVSSTGKLAIDMLINNNYDRIICDLMLQDITGFDIIEESKKKYSIEEISSLFIIMTAYSSPQILEKAKSYGCKVLSKPFEDIQEAIEIFIKK; translated from the coding sequence ATGCAAATTCTTGTAATTGAAGATGAGTTGCTAATTCAGAAGTCACTAAAGAAGCTCCTAGAAAAGAAAGGTGCCTCTGTTGACGTCTCTTCAACAGGTAAACTTGCAATCGATATGTTAATTAATAATAACTATGACAGAATAATTTGTGATCTTATGCTACAAGATATTACGGGTTTCGATATTATTGAAGAATCTAAGAAAAAATATTCTATAGAAGAAATTAGTAGTTTATTTATCATTATGACGGCCTATAGCTCTCCTCAAATTTTAGAAAAAGCTAAAAGCTACGGTTGCAAAGTATTAAGTAAACCCTTTGAAGATATTCAAGAAGCAATTGAAATATTTATAAAAAAGTGA